Proteins co-encoded in one Pseudanabaena yagii GIHE-NHR1 genomic window:
- a CDS encoding tetratricopeptide repeat protein yields the protein MSDLITQLCQLTAEILQDNPHADVARLVGLVKQGIDANSHLGEAIQGDRQLIQINEGNAKGFQTLVTGGIANIGIHLNDVNRETLQEVLQEALGALLKSLQKQIPSNVRQGSKNFVGREEELAEIHSKLQAGQGVIVCAVEGMGGVGKTELALQYATRYQQEYVARYWLSLREIGLAMAVVTMASPYLDLPESMKSASLDEQAAWYWQNWLPETGKLLVILDDVPKAESIPDLAMPIDPRVRVLVTTRERELNVGFESVPLDVLSEEKALELLRKIVGAAKVDKELVTVKEICNTLGYLPLGLELIGEYLSKNRFLTFAKLQERLNLADESIARERKYRFYAHRGVEAAIQLSWDDISAGSQRVAMLLGLFAPVEILWELVAEIGASAKITEVELNEARGQLDSLHLIQPIDEECEFYKIHTLVREFFRAKLLNAEENHQFRQAFVTSLLTIAKEIPQSPTRDLIARVSPAIPHLDILSREMLGDIPSLEEDLYWAFTGTARFYAGQGFYVLAEDPYQRCLKATQELLGENHSDIAGSINNLALLYSSQGRYEEAEPLLKQALSLMQELLGKRHPDVANSMNNLALLYSSQGRYEEAELLYKQALSLMQDLLGERHPDVANGMNNLAMLYDWQGRYAEAEPLYKQALSLMQELLGERHPDVATNINNLAMLYSSQGRYEEAEPLLKQALSLMQELLGEYHPSVATSMNNLAMLYSSQRRYEEAEPLLKQALSMRQELLGERHPNVATSINNLAELYRSQGRYEEAEPLLKQALSMRQELLGERHPNVANSMNNLALLYSSQGRYEEANPLLKQALSMRQELLGENHPNVAQSLFNLAVLYHKMQRYSEAMTSIQSAIHIYEQTLGIEHSHTKDAMSWLPPIRAALNSNLDFSNQKLW from the coding sequence ATGTCAGATTTAATTACGCAACTATGTCAGCTAACGGCGGAAATCCTGCAAGATAATCCTCATGCGGATGTGGCACGGTTAGTGGGACTGGTGAAGCAGGGCATTGATGCTAATTCACATTTGGGTGAGGCAATTCAAGGCGATCGCCAATTGATTCAAATCAATGAAGGCAATGCTAAAGGATTTCAAACCTTGGTTACGGGTGGTATTGCCAATATTGGCATTCACCTAAATGATGTGAATCGGGAAACGTTACAAGAGGTTTTACAGGAGGCTTTAGGAGCCTTACTAAAGTCACTGCAAAAGCAGATTCCTAGCAACGTGAGGCAGGGTTCCAAAAACTTTGTGGGGCGAGAGGAAGAACTTGCAGAGATTCATTCAAAGTTGCAAGCGGGACAGGGTGTCATCGTCTGTGCGGTGGAGGGGATGGGCGGTGTCGGTAAGACGGAACTTGCGCTGCAATATGCGACTCGCTATCAACAGGAATATGTGGCGCGGTATTGGTTGTCATTGCGTGAGATAGGATTGGCTATGGCAGTGGTGACGATGGCTAGTCCTTATCTTGACTTACCCGAATCGATGAAGTCGGCTAGCCTAGATGAACAAGCAGCATGGTATTGGCAAAACTGGTTGCCTGAGACTGGCAAGTTATTGGTAATTCTTGATGATGTACCGAAGGCGGAGAGCATTCCTGATCTGGCGATGCCGATCGATCCGCGTGTGCGGGTATTGGTAACGACAAGAGAACGGGAATTGAATGTGGGTTTTGAGTCTGTGCCTCTGGATGTGCTGTCAGAGGAGAAAGCGCTGGAACTGTTAAGAAAAATAGTTGGCGCGGCAAAGGTAGATAAAGAACTTGTCACCGTCAAGGAGATTTGCAATACTCTGGGTTATTTGCCCTTGGGTCTAGAGTTAATCGGTGAATATCTGAGTAAAAATCGCTTTCTGACTTTTGCCAAGTTACAGGAAAGGTTAAATCTTGCCGATGAATCAATTGCACGGGAACGCAAGTATAGGTTTTATGCTCATCGTGGTGTGGAAGCAGCAATTCAACTGAGTTGGGATGATATCAGTGCTGGCTCTCAGAGAGTGGCGATGTTGTTAGGACTGTTTGCTCCTGTTGAGATTTTGTGGGAGTTGGTAGCTGAGATTGGAGCAAGTGCCAAAATTACGGAAGTAGAACTCAATGAGGCGAGAGGGCAGTTAGATAGTTTGCATTTAATTCAGCCAATTGATGAAGAATGCGAATTTTATAAAATTCATACGTTAGTCCGCGAGTTCTTTCGTGCCAAGTTATTAAATGCTGAAGAAAATCATCAGTTTCGGCAAGCATTTGTAACCAGTTTGCTTACTATAGCTAAAGAGATACCCCAATCACCAACGCGAGATCTGATAGCAAGAGTATCTCCTGCTATTCCCCATTTAGATATACTGAGTCGTGAAATGCTAGGCGATATTCCAAGTCTTGAAGAAGACTTGTATTGGGCATTTACAGGAACTGCAAGGTTTTATGCAGGGCAAGGATTCTACGTACTGGCGGAAGATCCCTATCAAAGGTGTTTGAAAGCTACGCAAGAACTTTTAGGAGAGAACCATTCTGATATCGCTGGAAGCATTAACAACCTCGCATTGCTGTACTCTTCACAAGGAAGATATGAGGAAGCAGAACCACTGTTGAAACAAGCTCTATCACTGATGCAAGAGCTATTAGGAAAGCGCCATCCCGATGTCGCGAATAGTATGAACAACCTTGCATTGCTGTATTCTTCGCAAGGAAGATATGAGGAAGCAGAACTACTGTATAAACAAGCCCTATCACTGATGCAAGACCTATTAGGAGAACGCCATCCCGATGTCGCGAACGGTATGAATAACCTTGCAATGCTGTACGATTGGCAAGGAAGATATGCAGAAGCGGAACCACTATATAAACAAGCTCTATCATTGATGCAAGAACTATTAGGAGAGCGCCATCCCGATGTCGCGACTAATATCAACAACCTCGCAATGCTGTATTCTTCTCAAGGAAGATATGAGGAAGCAGAACCACTATTGAAACAAGCCCTATCATTGATGCAAGAACTTTTAGGAGAGTACCATCCCTCTGTCGCGACCAGTATGAACAACCTCGCAATGCTGTACTCTTCGCAAAGAAGATATGAGGAAGCAGAACCACTGTTGAAACAAGCCCTATCCATGAGGCAAGAACTTTTAGGAGAACGCCATCCTAATGTCGCGACCAGTATCAACAACCTTGCAGAATTGTATCGTTCGCAAGGAAGATATGAGGAAGCAGAACCACTGTTGAAACAAGCCCTATCCATGAGGCAAGAACTTTTAGGAGAGCGCCATCCTAATGTTGCGAACAGTATGAACAATCTTGCATTGTTGTACTCTTCGCAAGGAAGATATGAGGAAGCAAACCCACTGTTGAAACAAGCCCTATCCATGAGGCAAGAACTTTTAGGGGAAAACCATCCTAATGTCGCTCAAAGTTTGTTTAATCTAGCGGTGCTTTATCACAAGATGCAAAGATATTCCGAAGCAATGACTTCGATCCAGAGTGCCATTCATATTTACGAGCAAACTCTCGGTATCGAGCATTCACATACCAAAGATGCCATGAGTTGGCTACCGCCGATTCGGGCAGCACTTAACAGCAACCTCGATTTCTCAAACCAGAAATTGTGGTGA
- a CDS encoding tetratricopeptide repeat protein: MSDLIMQLCQLTAEILQDNPHADVARLVVLVKQGIDANSRLGEAIQGDRQLIQINEGNAKGFQTLVTGGIANIGIHLNDVNQETLQEVLQEALGDLLKSLQKQIPINVRNGSPNFVGREEELAEIHTKLQAGQGVIVCAVEGMGGVGKSELALQYATRYQQEYVARYWLSLREMGLAQAVLTMASPYLALPESMQAASLDEQAAWYWQNWLPQEGKVLVILDDVTDLKSIPKQARPLSERFQILVTTRKRKLSPQFSEITLGVISESEALELLGKMLGKPRVEKELTAAKEICEYLGYLPLGVELTGRYLQLDEDLRLSDYRQQLTIADESMDIQEDTGINAPRGVIAAFELSWKELSSNASKVAMMLGLFAPADIAWSLVEEVAPQLNFDAKDLQEGRKQLNNFYLIKAIDDERTRFAIHSLTRQFLQWKLAQEPETNRLFREAFVNSLLALAKQIPSSPTRDLIARVAPAILHLDMLSREMLGDIPNLEEDLYLPFVGIARFYEGQGFYALAEDPSQRCLKVTQELLGERHPYVATSIHNLAVLYRMQGRYKEAEPLFKQAIALSQELLGERHPSVAASLGNLAMLYRSQGRYKEAEPLFKQALALSQELLGERHPDVATGIHNLAMLYRSQGRYKEAEPLYKQAIVLKHELLGKRHPDVAAGINNLAMLYSLQRRYKEAEPLYKLALTMIKELLGDRHPDVATSLNNLAGLYDSQGRYEEAEPLYKQALSLKQELLGDRHPSVAGSLFNLAILHHKMQRHSEAMTEIQSAIQIYEQTLGIEHPHTKAAMSWLPSIWVALNNSNYRKTLSQYRDRISRFLLRLIRRNE; encoded by the coding sequence TCCTGCAAGATAATCCTCATGCGGATGTGGCTCGGTTGGTGGTACTTGTAAAGCAGGGTATTGATGCTAATTCACGGTTAGGTGAGGCAATTCAAGGCGATCGCCAATTGATTCAAATCAATGAAGGCAATGCTAAAGGATTTCAAACCTTGGTTACGGGTGGTATTGCCAATATTGGCATTCACCTAAATGATGTGAATCAAGAAACGTTACAAGAGGTTTTGCAGGAGGCATTAGGGGACTTACTAAAGTCACTGCAAAAGCAGATTCCTATTAACGTGCGAAATGGTTCGCCCAACTTTGTCGGGCGAGAGGAAGAACTTGCAGAAATTCATACAAAACTGCAAGCGGGTCAGGGTGTAATCGTCTGTGCGGTGGAGGGGATGGGCGGTGTCGGTAAGAGCGAACTTGCTCTGCAATATGCGACTCGCTATCAACAGGAATATGTGGCGCGGTATTGGTTGTCCTTGCGAGAGATGGGATTGGCTCAGGCAGTGTTGACTATGGCTAGTCCATATCTTGCCTTACCCGAATCAATGCAGGCGGCTAGCCTAGATGAACAAGCGGCATGGTATTGGCAAAATTGGCTACCGCAAGAGGGAAAAGTACTAGTCATTCTCGATGATGTCACCGATCTAAAAAGTATTCCCAAGCAAGCAAGACCATTATCGGAGCGGTTTCAGATATTGGTGACGACGCGCAAGCGTAAGCTCAGTCCGCAATTTTCCGAAATAACGCTGGGTGTAATTTCCGAGTCAGAGGCTTTGGAATTGCTAGGAAAAATGTTGGGTAAGCCACGGGTTGAGAAGGAACTTACTGCGGCAAAAGAAATTTGCGAATATTTAGGCTATTTGCCTTTGGGCGTAGAGTTGACAGGTAGATATTTACAGCTAGACGAAGATTTGCGGCTGAGCGACTATCGACAACAATTGACCATTGCTGATGAATCAATGGATATACAAGAAGATACTGGAATCAATGCACCGCGAGGTGTTATTGCAGCATTTGAACTGAGTTGGAAAGAGCTAAGTAGCAATGCTAGTAAAGTTGCGATGATGTTAGGACTGTTTGCACCTGCGGATATTGCATGGAGTTTGGTGGAAGAGGTTGCGCCGCAACTGAATTTTGACGCAAAGGATCTGCAAGAAGGGAGAAAACAACTCAATAATTTCTACTTAATCAAGGCGATCGATGATGAACGCACTCGGTTTGCAATACATTCTCTGACAAGACAGTTCTTGCAATGGAAACTCGCTCAAGAACCCGAAACAAATCGGTTGTTTCGTGAAGCATTTGTAAATAGTTTGCTTGCCCTAGCTAAACAGATACCCTCATCGCCAACGCGAGATCTGATTGCAAGGGTAGCTCCAGCTATTCTCCATTTGGATATGCTGAGTCGCGAAATGCTGGGTGATATTCCCAATCTTGAAGAAGATTTGTATTTGCCATTTGTAGGAATTGCGAGGTTTTATGAAGGACAAGGATTCTACGCACTTGCCGAAGATCCCAGTCAAAGATGTTTGAAAGTTACGCAAGAACTTTTAGGGGAGCGCCATCCCTATGTCGCCACCAGTATCCACAACCTCGCAGTTCTGTATCGTATGCAAGGGAGATATAAAGAAGCAGAACCACTGTTTAAACAAGCCATTGCACTAAGCCAAGAACTGTTAGGAGAGCGCCATCCCTCTGTCGCCGCCAGTCTCGGCAACCTCGCAATGCTGTATCGTTCGCAAGGGAGATATAAAGAAGCAGAACCACTGTTTAAACAAGCCCTTGCACTGAGCCAAGAACTGTTAGGAGAGCGCCATCCCGATGTCGCCACCGGTATCCACAACCTCGCAATGCTGTATCGTTCGCAAGGGAGATATAAAGAAGCAGAACCACTGTATAAACAAGCCATTGTACTGAAGCATGAACTGTTAGGAAAGCGCCATCCCGATGTCGCCGCCGGTATCAACAACCTCGCAATGCTGTACTCTTTGCAAAGGAGATATAAAGAAGCAGAACCACTGTATAAACTAGCCCTTACAATGATTAAAGAACTGTTAGGCGATCGCCATCCCGATGTCGCGACCAGTCTCAACAACCTCGCAGGGCTGTACGATTCGCAAGGAAGATATGAGGAAGCAGAACCACTGTATAAACAAGCCCTATCACTGAAGCAAGAACTGTTAGGCGATCGCCATCCCTCTGTCGCTGGAAGTTTGTTTAATCTAGCGATACTTCATCACAAGATGCAAAGACATTCCGAAGCGATGACTGAGATCCAGAGTGCCATTCAGATTTACGAGCAAACCCTCGGTATCGAGCATCCACATACCAAAGCCGCCATGAGTTGGCTACCATCGATTTGGGTAGCACTTAACAACAGCAACTATAGGAAAACGCTCTCCCAATATCGCGATCGCATCTCTCGCTTTTTATTAAGATTAATCCGTAGAAACGAGTAA